CTTTACATGTGCAGACTATCAAACCCCTGTTCATGAGCTCCTCCTGAAGatctggaaggctgcaatgagggcTTCtcgagcccagctccctcagcccgccttcagaggagaggtgctccagccctgagTATCTTCGTAGCCCTCCTGTGCTGTGACACAGACCCATTTATTCATTTACTAACGTAcaccctgctcctgctggctgacAGCCACCGCTAGGGGAAGTGAAACACTCTGAGAAACGGAGGGAGGAGCGCGGGCAGCCCTTGCCCACGCTCGGGACGTGGCGGTGCGGCCTTTCCGCTTCCGGGGCTGCTCCCCTCCCGGCTCCGAGATGGCGGCGGCGGCTGCGGGCGGCCCGGGGCGGCAGCGGCGCTGTGGAGCGAGGTGAACCGCTGCGGCCAGAACGGTGACTTCGCCCGCGCGCTCAAGTCCGTCAACAAGAGTGAGTGAGCGAGCCCGCCAGCCCGGCGCCGTGTCGTGTGCTCGTGCTGCGTTGGGGCGGGGGGCTCGGGAAGCGGGGCTGCNNNNNNNNNNNNNNNNNNNNNNNNNNNNNNNNNNNNNNNNNNNNNNNNNNNNNNNNNNNNNNNNNNNNNNNNNNNNNNNNNNNNNNNNNNNNNNNNNNNNAGTGAcggctgcctgcctgcaggcCGGCATCTCCCGAGCGCAGCTGGTGGATGTCCGGCTGGTGAGCGCCAAGACGGGCTTCGGGATGGAGGGGCTGGTCAGCCGGCTGCAGCGCTCCTGGAAGTGCGCCGGCGACGTCTACCTGCTGGGGGCCACTAACTCGGGCAAGTCGACGCTCTTCAACGCCCTGCTGCTCTCTGACTACTGCAAGTCGCGTGCCCCCGATGTGGTTGGCAGGGCCACTGTCTCAGCCTGGCCAGGTGAGGGGCACCACCACCATGCCTATGTCACAGTCGGGCcgtcagctctgctgtgctacCAGGCCAGTCACTGAACGGGCCTGAGGCATCACCACTGCGGGCAGTGAGCTCCAGTGCTGTACCATGTATAGaatcctccccttccctgtgtTGTCCTTGGAGGCCTTGCGGCACCAAGGCCTTGGAGCACTGAGGGATATAGACAGCAAATAACGTGTTGGCATGTCCCTGTGAATCTtgtatccagagaagggcaacaaggctgtgACAGTTGTGGAGCgcaagtcttatgaggagcagctgagggagctggagttgtgcagtctgcagaagaggaggctgaggggaggccaTATGGCTCTatacaactgcctgaagggaggttgtggcaaggtgggagTTAGCCTCTTCTTCTAGGAAACAGCGATagcacaagaggaaatggctttaagttgcaccagaaGAGGTGCATggtggatattaggaaacatcaCTTCTCTGAGGAGGTAGTAGTGCagtagaacaggctgcccagggaggtggtagaatctctggaggtgttgaaaaaatgtggagatgtgacactgaagGAAGTGGTTAGTGGGTATGGTGaggatgggctggggttggattGGATGgaagaggtctttttcaaccataatgattctttgattctataaCAGGAGGCAGAACTCATGAGACCCTGGTAGAGCAATCACAGCAAAACCAGGGACTTTGCTGAGGTGTCTTAGGTTGGTCTTAGTGCCATAGATTGTGAAGTCCGCTGCCCTTACAATAGTAGTCTTGATGTTCGGTCCTGATCAAATAGAGTTGTCAGCATCGCGTTGGTCAGTGAATCCCCTTGTTTGCTCATTGTAATACAATGTTCCAATATATACAGTAAAATAGgatttttaatcatctttttcacCCAAATGCTGCTGGTTTTATTCCAGTCCCTTATATTCATAGAAATGGGCCCTAGGGTCGCAAGGCTTTGCTGCTCAGGTGTTTGATCAACCTTCCAAAAATCTACTGGGCAGTTGTGCAGAATCAGCTCAGATGACCCATGGCTGTGCCAGCTTAGCATGATTTTAATTAGTGAGAGTGTGCATGAGGCTAATTGTGGGTTCTTGTGAGAAGCCTTTCAACAAGAAAGCAGATACTAAGTGGATGGTAGCACACTTCAGCCACTCCAGCTGGGAGGGAGGCTTTAAGTGAAGCATGTGTTGACACTTAGTTCCAATTTTTTGTTAGATGGttccaagtattttttttatttgtgttccTGAGAGCTTAAATATGACAGGTACCCAGAGATCTAGATGTGTcgtcatcttttttttttttttccttccaggaaCAACACTGAACTTGTTGAAATTTCCAATTATTAACCCAACGTGTGACAGGATATTCAGAAGGCAGGAGAGGCTGAAAGAAGAGGCACTAAAAACAGAAGACCAGCTAAGcgatgaagaaaaaaagcacctCAATCGCCTTAAAAAGCGAGGTTACTTAGTGGGTGAGTATTGTCTGAGCAAAAGGTGATGGAATGTTCTGGTGGAAATGCTGCATTACACAAAGGACTGTTAACTCCttaattttctgaagaatgCATCTGTTTTTGGCAAGCAATTTCTACCCATTCTGTAAGAACTCACTTTCATTTAATTGTGAGAGGAACATGCTGTCTGTATATGGTCCTTGCTAAAGTTTTGGAGCTTAAGGAGTGCTATAGATCCCTTATAGAAGGGATCTGTTAGCATCTTGGCTTTTGAACATGCACGCAACGTTTTTATCACCTTTCTGTCACAGCCATGCATCCCTAATAGTCAAGGGAAGGGACAGGTGTCCAACTGGAGGAAATGCAAGTTAATAAATGAATGAACAGGAAACCTTTCATTTTAATCCAGGAAGAGTTGGAAGAACATTTAAACGCCAGAAGGAGAGCTCTGTGATTGATTTTGACCCTGACATGCTGTCGTACAGCACAGATGAAGATCCATGCCGTATCTCTAAGAAGcatgaggaaggagaggagTTCACATACAACGAAGTGAAGGATGCTCGCTGGTGTTTTGATACTCCAGGGATTGTAAAGGAAAATTGTGTAGGTATTCTGTGGCAGGAGGTCAGGGTCTGTTGTGTTTTTGCTGTTGGATTTCTGAATGGCGCATACTGTGATCTCTGTTAAGGAACTGTATGTCAGCACACTTTTTAATGCAGATAAGTACAGGACTGTTAAGTTTATACCAATATCACCCGGAGAAATTTGTGCTTCTTTAGCTGCGCCACCCTATTGAAAAAGGTGGAGCTTAGGAGGATAACTAGTATTATGTGACCAATTCAAAGCTTTGAGAAAGACCTGCAGTATTCTCATGAAGCCAGCAGGATCTGCAGTGTTCTTTTACTAGCTTCAGCACGTGAGGCCTGCTTCAGTGTTTCAGTAGAGGAGCAACAATGCTGAAGCTGGTGCTTATAGAGTGCGTATGTCCAAAAACGTAatattgtgggttttttcatCACCTTGATATCTTTGTGGAGCCACAGGTCATCTTTTGGGAAAAGTTAAAAAGTACTAGGAGATAGAAAATCAGCAGTGGTGTCAGAACTTTCCTAGATGTCTACAAGATCATCTCTAACCCACTTTGTGCCACTTTGCTCGCTAATAGCTAGTTAGCATCTGGTGTGAAGGTAGCTTAGAGCTCTAACTGGAGACTGAGCACAGTCGTCCTTCTGAAGTTGAATAATCGTGGAAAACTGTGATCTGACtgtacaatttatttttcaggttttgaatCTCCTAACAGAGAAAGAAGTAAAGCTGGTTTTGCCAACACAAGCCATCATTCCACGGACCTTCATTCTCAAGCCAGGAATGGTCTTGTTTTTAGCAGCTTTAGGCCGCATAGACTACTTACAGGTAGGCAAAACAAGGATTTTTGATAGCAGCAGCTTCATCTTCTGGTATAGGAGCAAACAATAAACGATAGTCCAGGTAACTTCCACCTCCTTTCTTTACTGCTTTCAAGATGATCGTTCTGTTAATAAAGCACTGCATAAAGTAAAAATGCCTTGGGATGGAGAGCGGTGATACTTGTTACCAGTGCACAGTATTTTATATTGTAAAACCATACGTGCTTTTATAAATGCTGATAAACACCTTCACCTTGAAGGGCTTTCCATGCAGAGGCTGCTCTGCAATGACAGAGGCAAGGATGTCAGTAAAAGACAGGTTTTCAACATACAGTAAGGAAATGGAGCAAGAGAGAACAGTTTGAGGTTGCTTTTGTGTTAGTGTGAATGATGTGTACTTTATcttatttcagggagaaaaaccTGCCTGGTTTTCTGTTGTGGCTTCTAAGTTGTTGCCAGTTCACATTGCTACCTTGAGCAGTGCGGATGTCACGTACGAGAAGTACGCTGGCCAAGAATTCTTTAAGGTAAGAGAAGCAGGTGCTTTTGGTAGACTGTCCCACCTGGTGACACATTCCTAcatgttttattgttttgacCTTCTTACTATTGTGACAGACTGCATAGTACATCTAGACTGGGGACAGGGTGAGCTGTCCTTGTCCTGGCAGCAACTTTCCTGCACACATTGAGTGTACATAAGTAATGTAACCCACAGGAAGGCAGCTGGCTTGAGCCAACAGCTGATTCACGTAGCAGACACTCCATCTTCGCTCACTCCTGAGCTGTGGGCTTCATTAGGCTGGGTTGCTCCAGATGTGATCCCAATTCTGCTCTTTGCAAATTGGAAGTAGCTCCTGTAAGGATATACAAACCAGCTCTTACTCGGATAACAAAAGTCTGATATCTTTGTTCCCACTTGTGCATTGCTCTTCAGTTTAATGTAGGAGTACTGAAGCATCTCTAACTGCTAAATCTTTTATTGTTTTGACATTAGGTTCCAATGGGTGGGAAAGAGCGAATGAAAGAGTTCCCCCCACTTGTCCCTCAGGACATTACACTGAAAGGAACTGGTACCACTGAGGCAGTTGCAGATATCAAACTTTCCTCTACAGgtaatttgcatttctttgtgtgaGAACCCTTGTTCTGATACGAGCAACTCTTcctactgactttttttttttttaaactttgctcTGCAGGCTGGGTGGCAGTGACAGCTCATGCAGAAGAGGAACTGTTGCTCCGAGCCTATACACCCAGGGGCACCACAGTAGTGGTACGGGAGCCTCCCCTTTTACCATATATCAGTAACATCAGAGGGGCCCGGATCCCAGGTACTGCTGCCTATAGAACCAAAAAGCCTCCTTCCCTTGTAGAAAACCTGAAAACTGTGGGGAACAGATAGCACTCACCATTGTCTGAGCAAAATAGGATTCAGAACCTTGATGCTTGTTGACACTCAGGAGAGCTTAGACTCATCTGAAAGGCAGACAGGCACAGTTTCAAGGGAGGTCTGGGTGAGATAAATCTGATTTAAGGCACCACAAGTCTAATGTAACTACTGAGCTGCAGCTAGTTCAAGTGAGCTGAATGGCTGGTACCTTGCTCTATGAGGTGAGCCTGGGATCAGGCGCTGTCAGGGAGCAACCATCTTTCCCAGTTTACTCCTGAAATACAGCACAGAAGCTCAGCTGCCTGCCGTTGGCTGACTTCGCTGCTCAGAGAGCAGGTCTTTTTCTGCAGACATGCTCTCACAGGTCAGAAACCATCACCTGGTTCTTGGAGCCTTTATGTTGTTTCCAAAGCAGAGGGAGGTGGAGggtggggagaggagcagggagTTCTCTGGTGCGGGTATGACACTCCCAGGAGCTTGCGGTTATCCAACATTATTGACCAAAAATCAGGTCCCCTCAGTATCTCAAGCATTGCCTTACTTCTGGACACAGgaaaaggaattaaagaaaCTTGCAACTCACTGCTTTGGTTTCTGTATTTTGTGTAAAAGTTTCTGAAACTGATGATGTACAATAAAAAACCTTTTCAAGACTCTTTTGTCTTCTTTAGAAATCACCAGAAAAGCACTCTTCTGTGGGCTTGCATCCTGCAAACTATACAACAGCACTAGCACCATGGCCTATAGTAGAGGAAAATGTATCATGCCATATCTAGCAGCCAAAGAGGAGTAAGAGTACTGCAGTTCCAAGCTGCCATGTCCAACCACAGGAGCAGCTCAAGTTTCCAGTTGGCATGTGCACACAGCAGACACGTACACAGCTGGCCACACAGACTGCAAACACAGCAGTCAGGTGAACACAGCACAAGCAGTCTCATCATGCTTCCCTCCTTGGTTGATCAGAATAGAGGTCTGGGGGAAGAGAAAACATCCATCTTGCTACAGTGTGCTTTAAGGTACTTGTAGAGAGCCTTGAGGTCTCTCCACAGGCTTCTCTCTAGATAGCACCAGTTTCCCGAGCCACTCTTATCTTTGGTTTTCTGGttccttcactgttttttttcccccctctcctccACCCACACTCAAGCAATCAAGATCCTTCTCATAGTGTGGGTCCTACAACTCAGCACAGTACACAAAGTGCAGTCTCACCAGAGCTAAGTACAGAGGGGAAAAATCACCACCCcagtcctgctggccacaccaTTTCCATTAAGTGTTCTAAGAGAAGACAGCAGAAAACACTGCTTCTGCTAGCATCTCGTTTTTTGTGAGGGATATACTCAGCAGTCCTGAAGAAGTGGACATAGAAATAGTCACAGCTCTTACCAGCAAAGCTGGGAGTCAAGAAAAGGGTCTAGACGTGGCTTGTTCAAACTAGCTTGACAAATAGAAACAGGCGTCTCCTACAGCATTCCTCTAACACTGTAAGTCTGGAAAAGAcaatataaaatacaaacaatacCAAATGCAGGAAGAATAACTGGAAGGCCTTCCTCCGTGACAGCATTGGTCTCCAGCCCAGGAGGCAGTCATGAAAAATTGCAGGCAAGACGTGTTCTGTGTAGCAGGTCCCCTGATTTTTGGAAACACAGCCTTTTTCACAGAGATCAGTAGCCAATGCTGGAATTGTATCCAGGAGAAAGGGCTTCCTGCCTGAAACATGAGGATGTGCGGGGAAGAACGTGCCTCCCATGCTGTGTCCTTTTGTGTTCAGCAAGACGTGCAAGTGGGGCAGCTGAGCCAGTACAAGGGCTAGAGCTGCGTGGGTGTTTTAAGTGCTTTTGCAAAGCCTGCTCTGTATCTACTGACTCCTCAGGCCCTAAGAGCAGAGAACTAGCAACAGCCACAGctaggaacaacaacaaaaaaacatgtgCTCCGGACAGATGTAAGACCTCAGCATGTAGGAGGTTTTAATATGGAAGCAATTAGTGCTTTGattaaagcacagaaataccTTTTATGAGTTCTGAGGGCTGAATTACACAGGTGCTGAGGACCTGCTCTGAAGTGCTTCTCAAAGTTGGTGTCTATTTTATGCTTGTGCTGGACAGCCTGAAAGGCAAGACGTTTTTTTAACA
Above is a window of Meleagris gallopavo isolate NT-WF06-2002-E0010 breed Aviagen turkey brand Nicholas breeding stock chromosome 4, Turkey_5.1, whole genome shotgun sequence DNA encoding:
- the NOA1 gene encoding nitric oxide-associated protein 1; the protein is MVQFLSLTRLSLPLKKQQQVTQSSNGGGGCGRPGAAAALWSEVNRCGQNGDFARALKSVNKMTAACLQAGISRAQLVDVRLVSAKTGFGMEGLVSRLQRSWKCAGDVYLLGATNSGKSTLFNALLLSDYCKSRAPDVVGRATVSAWPGTTLNLLKFPIINPTCDRIFRRQERLKEEALKTEDQLSDEEKKHLNRLKKRGYLVGRVGRTFKRQKESSVIDFDPDMLSYSTDEDPCRISKKHEEGEEFTYNEVKDARWCFDTPGIVKENCVLNLLTEKEVKLVLPTQAIIPRTFILKPGMVLFLAALGRIDYLQGEKPAWFSVVASKLLPVHIATLSSADVTYEKYAGQEFFKVPMGGKERMKEFPPLVPQDITLKGTGTTEAVADIKLSSTGWVAVTAHAEEELLLRAYTPRGTTVVVREPPLLPYISNIRGARIPGTAAYRTKKPPSLVENLKTVGNR